GCCAGCCCACCGCTGTCGGCGCAGGGCTCGTGGTGTTGGTAGCCGATGGCGTGGCCGACCTCATGGTTGATCAGGTATTGCCGGTAGGAGCCGATGTCACCCTGGAACGGCACCGCACCGCGCACCCATCGCGACTCGTTGATGAAGACCCGGGGTTGCGCGTCGGGCCCGTAGGCCGGGTTGTAGCAGGACGACTCCAGCGGGATCTCGTACCCGCAGCCTTCGCGCACCGTCATCGGCGACGTCAGCGACACCCGGAAGTCGGGCTTGACGTCCGGGGTGTCGACGCGCTGAAAGGCGAACTGCGGATTGTGAATCCAGCTCTTGGGGTTGCCCAGGGTCTCGGTGACCATGCGGGCGAATCCTTCGTCACCGCCGAACGACGCGGTGTCGACACCGTCTTCGACTTCCACGGTGTAGGTGAACGTCTTGGCGGTTCCGTCCCCGACCTTCGGCGTCGCGCCCGGCACGATGTGCCACGTCTTGGCGCCGGCCTCGGTGAACGCCCCGCCCTCGGGCAGGATCCCGGTAGGCAGGTTGGCGTCGAACTCGGTGAGCCCGCGGGGCGGCGCCCCGATGATCGCCGTGCCGCTCGACCCGATCGTCGGCGGGCCTTGCACCGGGCCCTGGGCGGTGTGCTGAGCCGCGGGCGCGGCGGTGCCGGTGATCGTTTGGTAGAGCACCACTCCGGTGACCACCACCAGAACCGGCAGGGCGTACGCGCGCCAGCCGTAGGTGGAGATGAACCGCCCCAGCCAGCTCTGTTTACGCCATTGGCGGTGCTGATCCCGATTGGATCTGGCCCGGCCCGACTCCCCCGCCAACGGGTCGCGCAACGCGCGCAGCGGCTCGCGCCACTCGTCGCGCAGCACCGGCACACGACCGCCGCCGCGGTGCCCCGGGTCGTAGGTCACCGCCCCAGGATGGCACAACAGCCGAACACGGGAGTTCCGGCGCGCCCGTGCCCGCCGGACGCAGCTACGGGCGAGTAACCCCGCCCGGGTAGTAATGTCGACCCGACGGGCTGGTAGCGCGGGGGCATGGCCACCGGCCACAGAACCAGATTGAGGACTCGATGAGCGAACTCGCCGACACGGCCGAGCGGAAGTCCGCTCGAACAGCCAGTGGCGACCGTCCCGCCGCCAGCGCCCCGCGGCGCGGGAGCCGTCTGCCGCGCGATGAGCGGCGTGGCCAGCTACTGATCGCGGCCAGCGAGGTCTTCGTCGACCGCGGCTACCACGCCGCCGGAATGGACGAGATCGCCGACCGGGCCGGTGTCAGCAAACCCGTTCTGTACCAACACTTTTCGAGCAAGCTCGAGCTCTATTTGGCCGTCCTGAACCGGCATGTCGAGAACCTGGTGTCCGGGGTTCGGCAGGCCCTGCGGACCACCACCGACAACCGCCAGCGACTGCGCGCCGCAGTACAGGCCTTCTTCGATTTCATCGAGCACGACGGCCAGGGCTACCGGCTGATCTTCGAGAACGACTACGTCACCGAGCCGCAGGTCGCCTCGCAGGTCAAGGTGGCCACCGAAGCCTGCACCGACGCGGTGTTCGATTTGATCAGCCGCGACTCCGGACTGGATCCGCATCGCGCCCGGATGATCGCGGTGGGCCTGGTGGCGATCAGCGTCGACTGCGCCCGGTACTGGCTGGATGCCGACCGCCCGGTCTCCAAGGAGACCGCGGTCGACGGGACGGTGCAGTTCGCCTGGGGCGGACTGTCACACGTCCCGCTGACGCGCTCCTAGCGGCTACGCGCCGGCAGCACCGCCGGCACCGATCCCGAACCCGACTCGCCGCACGTCAGCGACACCGATTTCGACATAGCTGATCTTGGCGGTCTGCACCAGGAAGCGGCGGCCCTTGTCGTCGCTCAGGCTCAGCACATCCGGGCCGTCCTTGGCGAACGCCGAGGTCACCAGCTCTTCGACCTCAGCGGGCGTCTGGGAGCTGGCGAACACGAGCTCACGCGGACTGTCCGTGACACCGATCTTGACCTCCACGCTGGCCCCTTCTCTCTCATCTGCGTCGTGTGCGCATCTACCCCAGGAAGGCTAGTGGACGCCGATGTCCGCGGTCGCGGCCAGCCGTTCGCGGTTAGCGAATAGGGCGTCAAGCTGCGATAACAGCATGGCAACGGACAGGCGCGCCGCGCCGTGCCGCCGCCTGGGCGTCCATAACCTTTTCCTGTGAGCGACAACAAGCGCCGGCAGCGGCTGGTCCAGTGGCCCCGCGTGGCGCTGACCGTCGGCGGCGTCCTGGTCGCCGCCACCGCGACGACGTTCGTGGTGCGGACCGGGGACGCCGCCAGCACGATCGCGGATTCGAGCACCACGCCGACCCGCACGGTGGTGGCAATCCCCGGTCCCCGGACGTCGACCCCGGCGCCGGCCCCGGTCACCGTCACCCTCCCCGGCCTGCCGGTGGAGACGCCGGTCCGGGTCACGCCGCCCAGCCCGGCCGCCGCCCCGATGGCCCAGGCGATGGTCGATCCCGCCGAGATCGTCTACACCGTGGCGGGCAATCAGCGGCCCGACGATCCGGTGACGATCACCTATGCCGACGAGGTGGGCGCCCTGCGGACCGTGGAGAACGTCTCACTGCCCTGGCGGCTGACCGTCGTCCCGACCGTGCCCGTCAACTACGTGACCGCCAGCAGCAACGGAAGTCAGCTGAACTGCTGGATCACCGATGCGCGCGGGGCCACCGTGGCCGCCGCGACCGACAACACCATCTCGGCGACCTGTAACCGCTAGGTGAGGCCGAGCTCGCCCATCCGGTCGGCGTGCGTGCGCTGCAGCCGGTCGAAGAAATCGGCGACCTGCCCGAGGCCACCCGGGCCGGCCAGCACCAGGTCGACCAATTCGTCACGCTCGGCCAGCACGTACTGGGCCTGGGTGATCGCCTCCCCGAGCAGTCGGCGCGACCACAACGCCAGACGGCTGCGCTGGCGTCCACTGCTGGTCACGGCCTTGCGAACCTCGGCGACGACGAACTGCGAGTGCCCGGTCTCGGAGAGCACCCCGCGCACCACCGCGGCCACCTCGTCGGGCAGCACGTCGGCGATCTCGAGGTAGAAGTCCGCCGCCATCGCGTCACCGACATATGTCTTGACCAGCGCCTCGAGCCAAGTGCTCGGCGTCGTCAGCCGGTGGTAGTTCTCCAGCGCCGAGGCATACCGCGTCATCGCCGGGACGACGTCGACACCGCGGGCCTCCAGCGCCTCGCGCAGCATCTCGTAATGGGCCATCTCGGCGGCGGCCATGCTCGCCATGTTGATTCGGCCGCGCAGGTCCGGAGCCATCCGGGCCTCCTCGGTGAGCCGATAGAAGGCGGCGACCTCGCCGTAAGCCAGCAGCGCGAACAACTCGTTGACGCCGGGGTGGTCGGCGGTGATCCGCGCCGGTGATTCCGAGGCGGGCTGGGGGGCCGTCATGGCCGTCACTGTAGTCCTGGCCACAGCGTCGATCCGTCCCGGAGAGCGCGACCAGCTATGATGAGGGCTGACGAACGCCGTGAGGCGTGGTCAAGGAAATGTGCGTGCATGCAGTGGGCCCGCTCCCTCAGCGCAGGGCCCGGCGAATCGGAACATCCACACGATGGCACCGACTCCATTCCGAAGTCAGAACTCGTGCGCGCGTGACAACGCATTCGAGGACCGACTACGGAAGGCACAACGCCACCACATGACCCCACTGACAATTCATCCCCAGATTTCATTCGCCCAGCTCGGAGTGCGTGACGAGATCGTCCGGGCACTGTCCGAAGAGGGCAAGGAATTCGCCTTCGCCATCCAGGAGCAGACCCTGCCGATGGCGCTGGCAGGCGACGACCTGATCGGCCAGGCCCGCACCGGCATGGGCAAGACCCTCGCCTTCGGTGTGCCGCTGCTGCACCGCATCACCACCGACACCAGCCGGCCGCTGACCGGAACTCCGCGCGCGCTGGTCGTGGTGCCGACCCGAGAGCTGTGTCTGCAGGTCCACGGCGACCTCGTCGCCGCATCGAAGTACCTCAAGGCCGATGAATCCCGCAAGCTGACCGTCACCGCCATCTACGGCGGCCGCCCGTACGAACCGCAGATCGAGGCGCTCCAAAAGGGCGTCGACGTCGTCGTCGGCACCCCGGGCCGGCTGCTCGACCTGGCCCAGCAGGGCCACCTGCAGCTCGGCGGCCTGTCGGTGCTGGTCCTCGACGAGGCCGACGAAATGCTGGACCTGGGCTTCCTGCCCGACATCGAGCGGATCCTCAAGCAGATCCCGACCGAGCGGCAGGCCATGCTGTTCTCGGCGACCATGCCGGACCCGATCATCACGCTGGCCCGCACCTTCATGAAGCAGCCCACCCACATCCGCGCCGAGGGTGTGCAGGGGGCCGCGACCCACGACACCACCGAGCAGTTCGTCTACCGCGCCCACGCACTGGACAAGGTCGAGATGGTCAGCCGCATCCTGCAGGCGGAGGGCCGCGGCGCGACGATGATCTTCACCCGGACCAAGCGGACCGCGCAAAAGGTGTCCGACGAGCTGGCCGAGCGCGGGTTCAAGGTCGGCGCCGTGCACGGCGACCTGGGCCAGATCGCCCGCGAGAAGGCGCTCAAGTCGTTCCGCAACGGCGACATCGACGTGCTGGTGGCTACCGATGTCGCAGCGCGCGGCATTGATATCGACGACATCACGCACGTGATCAACTACCAGATCCCCGAGGACGAGCAGGCCTACGTGCACCGCATCGGGCGCACCGGCCGGGCCGGCAAGACCGGCATCGCCATCACCCTGGTGGACTGGGATGAGCTGGAACGCTGGTCGATGATCGACAAGGCCCTCAAGCTGGACTGCGCCGATCCCGCCGAGACCTACTCGAACTCCCCGCACTTCTACGAGGAGCTGAACATCCCCACCGACGCCGGCGGCACGGTCGGCGCTGCGCGCAAGTCGCAGGGCGCCAAGTCCCAAAGCGCCAAGTCGCAGGACGGCACCCGGATCAGCTCCGCCGACTCCAACCGGGAGCGCCCCAGCCGCAACCGTTCTCGCCGGCGCACGCGCGGCGGCGACGGAGCCACCGGACACACGGCCACCCAGTCCGACGCCCCCGCAGACGGCGACAAGCCGGCCGAGGGTGGCGACGACAGCCCGGCCCGCAAGCGCCGTCGCCGGCGTCGTCCGCGCAACGCCGCCGAGGCCCCCGCAACCGCAGGCTGACGACCGCTATCGTCGCCTAGATGGTCAGACCCGAGCGCCGCACCAAGGGCGATCTCGTCGCCGCGGCGACGATCGCGCTTGTCGTGGCCGTCATCGCCGCACTGTTCTGGTGGAACAGCTCCGCGCGGGCCACGATCAGCCGGCCCGCCACTTCGCCCGCGCCCAACCCGATCCCGGCGCGAGTGGTGCCCGACACACTGCAGCAGTTGTGGACCGCGACCAGCCCTCGCACGCTGAGCCCGATCGTCGTGGCCGGCACCGTGGTGACCGGCGACGGGCGGACCGTCGAGGGTCATGACCCGCAGAACGGCCAGACCCGGTGGACGTTCGCCCGTGACACGAACCTGTGCGGGGTGTCCTACGTCTACGACCTCGCCGTCGCGGTGTATCCGGATGCACGCGGCTGCGGACAGGTCAGCAGCATCAGCGGCGGTACCGGCCGCCGCGGACCGACCCGCACCGCGTACGCCGACAAGCAGGTGGTGCTCAGCTCCAACGGCAGCGCCGTGCTGTCGGCCGGGCCGACCCGGCTGGAGCTGTGG
This is a stretch of genomic DNA from Mycobacterium sp. ELW1. It encodes these proteins:
- a CDS encoding DUF3152 domain-containing protein: MTYDPGHRGGGRVPVLRDEWREPLRALRDPLAGESGRARSNRDQHRQWRKQSWLGRFISTYGWRAYALPVLVVVTGVVLYQTITGTAAPAAQHTAQGPVQGPPTIGSSGTAIIGAPPRGLTEFDANLPTGILPEGGAFTEAGAKTWHIVPGATPKVGDGTAKTFTYTVEVEDGVDTASFGGDEGFARMVTETLGNPKSWIHNPQFAFQRVDTPDVKPDFRVSLTSPMTVREGCGYEIPLESSCYNPAYGPDAQPRVFINESRWVRGAVPFQGDIGSYRQYLINHEVGHAIGYQHHEPCADSGGLAPVMMQQTFSTADDDASRFDPEYVKADGKTCRFNPWPYPIA
- a CDS encoding DUF3107 domain-containing protein → MEVKIGVTDSPRELVFASSQTPAEVEELVTSAFAKDGPDVLSLSDDKGRRFLVQTAKISYVEIGVADVRRVGFGIGAGGAAGA
- a CDS encoding MmpS family transport accessory protein, yielding MSDNKRRQRLVQWPRVALTVGGVLVAATATTFVVRTGDAASTIADSSTTPTRTVVAIPGPRTSTPAPAPVTVTLPGLPVETPVRVTPPSPAAAPMAQAMVDPAEIVYTVAGNQRPDDPVTITYADEVGALRTVENVSLPWRLTVVPTVPVNYVTASSNGSQLNCWITDARGATVAAATDNTISATCNR
- a CDS encoding TetR/AcrR family transcriptional regulator, with product MSELADTAERKSARTASGDRPAASAPRRGSRLPRDERRGQLLIAASEVFVDRGYHAAGMDEIADRAGVSKPVLYQHFSSKLELYLAVLNRHVENLVSGVRQALRTTTDNRQRLRAAVQAFFDFIEHDGQGYRLIFENDYVTEPQVASQVKVATEACTDAVFDLISRDSGLDPHRARMIAVGLVAISVDCARYWLDADRPVSKETAVDGTVQFAWGGLSHVPLTRS
- a CDS encoding ferritin-like fold-containing protein, with translation MTAPQPASESPARITADHPGVNELFALLAYGEVAAFYRLTEEARMAPDLRGRINMASMAAAEMAHYEMLREALEARGVDVVPAMTRYASALENYHRLTTPSTWLEALVKTYVGDAMAADFYLEIADVLPDEVAAVVRGVLSETGHSQFVVAEVRKAVTSSGRQRSRLALWSRRLLGEAITQAQYVLAERDELVDLVLAGPGGLGQVADFFDRLQRTHADRMGELGLT
- a CDS encoding DEAD/DEAH box helicase translates to MTPLTIHPQISFAQLGVRDEIVRALSEEGKEFAFAIQEQTLPMALAGDDLIGQARTGMGKTLAFGVPLLHRITTDTSRPLTGTPRALVVVPTRELCLQVHGDLVAASKYLKADESRKLTVTAIYGGRPYEPQIEALQKGVDVVVGTPGRLLDLAQQGHLQLGGLSVLVLDEADEMLDLGFLPDIERILKQIPTERQAMLFSATMPDPIITLARTFMKQPTHIRAEGVQGAATHDTTEQFVYRAHALDKVEMVSRILQAEGRGATMIFTRTKRTAQKVSDELAERGFKVGAVHGDLGQIAREKALKSFRNGDIDVLVATDVAARGIDIDDITHVINYQIPEDEQAYVHRIGRTGRAGKTGIAITLVDWDELERWSMIDKALKLDCADPAETYSNSPHFYEELNIPTDAGGTVGAARKSQGAKSQSAKSQDGTRISSADSNRERPSRNRSRRRTRGGDGATGHTATQSDAPADGDKPAEGGDDSPARKRRRRRRPRNAAEAPATAG